One Myxococcales bacterium DNA segment encodes these proteins:
- a CDS encoding response regulator, which produces MNSRSLGRPRYVLIVEENPHHAELITEVLDRHFSPIIINAVDSIEDALDFLGQSAYDIIITAGMLSGSQITIHLPKIVQIAAETPIIVISGMGDEKFAAEIIKQGAIEYLSKTRETLENLHIVLEKHFSTSGRRHYKKQKSYHGAKKSASPTPSEIIKEVDRLTQQALSIARPKKRKRTRSVEDIEQLDKLLGQIKKLRELASKLVP; this is translated from the coding sequence ATGAACTCGAGGAGTCTCGGAAGACCCCGTTACGTTTTAATAGTTGAGGAAAATCCTCATCATGCCGAGCTCATAACCGAGGTCCTCGATCGGCATTTTTCCCCGATTATCATAAACGCGGTTGACTCGATAGAAGACGCCCTCGATTTTCTCGGGCAATCGGCCTACGACATAATCATCACAGCGGGTATGCTGTCAGGAAGTCAGATAACGATCCATCTCCCAAAAATCGTTCAAATCGCCGCGGAGACTCCGATAATAGTCATCAGCGGCATGGGGGATGAAAAGTTCGCAGCCGAGATAATCAAGCAGGGAGCGATTGAATATCTTTCGAAGACTAGGGAGACCCTGGAAAATCTGCATATCGTCCTGGAAAAACATTTTTCCACAAGCGGCAGGCGGCATTACAAAAAACAGAAATCCTATCACGGGGCAAAGAAGAGCGCCTCCCCTACGCCATCGGAAATAATCAAAGAGGTCGACAGGCTCACGCAGCAGGCCCTCTCCATAGCGCGACCGAAAAAACGCAAAAGAACGAGGTCTGTCGAAGATATCGAACAGCTCGATAAGTTATTAGGTCAGATAAAAAAACTCAGGGAACTCGCTTCCAAGCTCGTACCCTGA
- a CDS encoding methionine adenosyltransferase, producing MSMKSYLFTSESVTEGHPDKVADRISDSILDAILEKDKNARVACETLVTTGLAMVAGEITTTARIDYPDVVRDAIRDIGYCHHSMGFDWETCGVVISLDRQSPDIDMGVSEGKGIFKEQGAGDQGLMFGFATNETEEMMPMPLVFAHRLTKRLAEARKNKEIEFLRPDGKSQVTIKYENNRPTHIDTIVLSTQHKPDVSHEEIEKTLIEKVVRTVLPTNLLDSSTRYLINPTGSFVRGGPHADCGLTGRKIIVDTYGGQGSHGGGAFSGKDPSKVDRSASYMARYIAKNVVASGAVDRCEIQIAYAIGYPEPVSVMLNGFSTCKVDPEKILVAIKEIFPMKPAGIIKHLDLLRPIYSKTSAYGHFGRNDPDFTWERTDKVEALKNMLNI from the coding sequence ATGTCAATGAAATCATATCTTTTTACCTCAGAATCGGTAACCGAAGGGCACCCGGACAAGGTGGCCGACAGGATATCCGACTCCATCTTGGATGCTATTTTGGAAAAGGATAAAAACGCCCGCGTCGCGTGCGAAACCCTCGTCACGACAGGCTTGGCGATGGTCGCCGGCGAAATCACCACGACTGCCAGAATCGATTATCCGGATGTGGTCAGAGATGCCATCCGCGACATCGGGTATTGCCATCACTCGATGGGCTTCGACTGGGAAACCTGCGGAGTCGTAATTTCCCTCGATCGCCAGTCCCCCGACATCGATATGGGAGTAAGCGAAGGCAAAGGTATATTCAAGGAACAGGGCGCTGGCGATCAGGGACTCATGTTCGGATTCGCGACAAACGAAACCGAAGAGATGATGCCGATGCCTCTGGTCTTCGCTCATCGCCTGACCAAGCGCCTGGCCGAGGCGCGCAAGAACAAGGAGATCGAATTTCTTCGCCCGGACGGAAAATCGCAGGTGACGATAAAATATGAAAACAACCGCCCTACTCACATAGACACGATCGTTCTATCGACCCAGCACAAGCCCGACGTCTCACACGAGGAAATAGAAAAAACGCTGATCGAAAAGGTCGTTCGTACGGTTCTTCCCACAAATCTTTTGGACAGCAGTACCCGCTATTTGATAAACCCGACAGGTTCTTTCGTGCGCGGCGGTCCCCATGCCGACTGCGGGCTGACCGGCAGAAAGATCATAGTCGATACCTATGGCGGACAGGGGAGCCATGGCGGCGGCGCATTCTCGGGAAAAGATCCATCGAAAGTCGACCGTAGCGCATCTTATATGGCACGTTATATCGCGAAAAACGTCGTAGCGTCCGGCGCCGTCGACCGCTGCGAAATTCAGATAGCCTATGCGATAGGATATCCGGAACCGGTCTCCGTGATGCTCAACGGTTTTAGCACCTGCAAAGTCGATCCCGAGAAAATACTCGTGGCGATCAAAGAGATATTCCCGATGAAGCCCGCAGGCATCATCAAGCACCTTGATCTTCTGCGCCCGATTTACAGCAAGACATCGGCTTACGGTCACTTCGGCAGGAATGACCCGGATTTCACTTGGGAAAGAACCGACAAGGTAGAAGCGCTGAAAAACATGCTCAACATCTAA
- the ptsP gene encoding phosphoenolpyruvate--protein phosphotransferase yields MKTRKFRSVATSPGIAIGKAFRLQSRSIPYIRYWIKNQSVEEEVIRFKNSLRKSREQLEAIQGKMCKFQGHDQIKILESHRMFLQDDMLVQSVINNIREYKINAEWALDKTLANLKLSFLNVDEIYFRERQHDIDYVGRRIMDNLMGETNISLSELPDGDLILIVQDLSPAEVANLAKEKVKGFLMEGGGETSHTAIISKALDIPALFGIKGVFDEVLDGEVVIVDGMKGIAIASPSAKERDHYVSTQENYLAIEQILMQDTHLPGSTKDGFKIHIEGNMELVEEISSLINHGAEGIGLYRTEYLFLNRLDEPSEEEQFKNYVEVLERLAPRPVTIRTIDLGGDKMPLGQRYDLQANPALGFRAIRLCLKEIPIFKAQLRALLRASRYGNLKILLPMISSMEEIIRAKEIINEVKADLDKQKIAYEKNIPIGIMIEIPSAVMMANEMAKEVDFFSIGTNDLVQYSLAIDRINEHVSHLYNPFHPAVLRMIHRTVRAAKKAGIPVSLCGELAGDPLAISLMVGMELDSLSMNPISIPRVKKILRSISKSQLEKLVPKILTLSTGDEVLKYLKRRTSGILPGEVKKLHIVGS; encoded by the coding sequence ATGAAAACACGCAAGTTCAGATCGGTTGCTACTTCCCCTGGCATAGCCATCGGCAAAGCTTTCAGATTGCAAAGTCGCAGCATTCCCTACATCAGATACTGGATCAAGAATCAGTCCGTCGAAGAAGAGGTCATCCGCTTCAAAAACTCCTTGAGAAAATCTCGCGAACAGCTGGAGGCGATACAGGGAAAGATGTGCAAATTCCAGGGGCATGATCAGATAAAAATCCTGGAATCTCACCGCATGTTTCTGCAGGATGACATGCTCGTTCAGTCGGTCATAAACAACATCCGCGAATATAAAATCAATGCCGAATGGGCGCTAGATAAAACGCTGGCGAACCTCAAGCTCTCATTTCTAAACGTCGATGAAATTTATTTCAGAGAAAGACAACATGACATAGATTATGTCGGACGTAGGATAATGGACAACCTGATGGGGGAAACAAACATTTCACTTTCGGAGCTCCCCGACGGCGACCTGATCCTCATAGTTCAAGATCTCTCCCCCGCCGAGGTCGCAAATCTCGCCAAGGAAAAAGTGAAGGGCTTCCTCATGGAGGGCGGCGGAGAAACCTCGCACACCGCTATCATATCAAAGGCGCTTGATATCCCAGCTCTGTTCGGAATCAAGGGTGTTTTCGATGAAGTGCTTGATGGTGAGGTCGTCATCGTGGATGGAATGAAAGGGATAGCGATAGCCTCACCCTCTGCGAAGGAGCGCGATCACTACGTTTCAACACAGGAAAATTATCTGGCGATAGAACAGATACTGATGCAAGACACCCATCTCCCCGGCTCAACCAAAGATGGATTCAAGATCCACATCGAAGGGAACATGGAGCTCGTCGAAGAGATATCCTCACTGATCAATCACGGCGCAGAAGGAATCGGCCTCTATAGAACAGAGTATCTTTTTCTGAACAGACTCGACGAACCCTCTGAAGAGGAACAGTTTAAAAATTATGTCGAAGTGCTCGAAAGGCTGGCCCCACGACCGGTCACCATAAGGACGATAGATCTCGGCGGCGATAAAATGCCTCTTGGCCAGAGATATGACCTGCAGGCTAACCCGGCGCTGGGGTTTAGAGCCATAAGGCTTTGTCTAAAAGAAATTCCAATTTTTAAAGCCCAGCTGCGCGCCCTGCTTCGCGCATCCAGATATGGAAATTTGAAGATCCTGCTTCCCATGATAAGCAGCATGGAAGAGATAATTCGTGCCAAAGAGATCATAAACGAGGTCAAAGCCGATCTCGACAAGCAGAAGATAGCCTATGAAAAAAATATTCCAATCGGGATAATGATCGAGATCCCATCCGCAGTGATGATGGCCAACGAAATGGCGAAGGAGGTCGATTTTTTTTCGATAGGAACGAACGACCTCGTGCAGTACAGCCTCGCAATCGACCGCATAAACGAGCACGTTTCGCACCTGTACAACCCATTTCATCCGGCAGTCCTCAGGATGATACATAGAACCGTTCGCGCCGCAAAAAAAGCCGGCATACCGGTCTCCCTGTGCGGAGAACTCGCCGGAGATCCTCTCGCCATAAGCCTGATGGTGGGAATGGAACTGGACTCGCTATCTATGAACCCGATCTCCATACCCAGGGTGAAAAAAATCCTAAGATCGATATCGAAATCCCAGCTGGAAAAACTCGTTCCAAAAATTCTCACGCTTTCAACCGGCGACGAGGTCCTGAAATATCTAAAGAGGCGCACGAGCGGAATCCTCCCCGGAGAAGTGAAAAAACTGCACATAGTCGGCAGCTGA
- a CDS encoding HPr family phosphocarrier protein, whose product MTQVFEIKNKLGLHARAAAAFVKIANRYSSEILVQKDEMKVNGKSIMGVLMLAASKGTKIAVTAKGHDSKEALEALHNLIENKFGEE is encoded by the coding sequence ATGACACAGGTATTCGAGATCAAAAACAAACTGGGTTTACACGCCAGAGCCGCCGCCGCGTTCGTAAAAATAGCGAACAGGTATTCATCTGAAATATTGGTCCAGAAAGATGAAATGAAGGTGAATGGTAAAAGCATCATGGGGGTCCTGATGCTCGCCGCCTCCAAGGGAACAAAGATCGCGGTAACCGCAAAGGGACACGACTCGAAGGAAGCGCTCGAAGCGCTCCACAACCTCATAGAAAACAAGTTCGGGGAAGAATAA
- a CDS encoding PTS sugar transporter subunit IIA, with protein sequence MIGVVVVSHGNIGREMVSATKRIIPEATNMCSVSVESDNPPELIRKQIADAIQSVDTDNGILILTDMFGGTPSNICLSFLEPHRIEVISGFNMPMLIKLAAAREDAGFDDTVHFIHQYGQRNIVIASNVLSGFKRTEAGTKTDR encoded by the coding sequence ATGATAGGCGTAGTGGTGGTATCTCATGGAAATATAGGCCGCGAGATGGTCAGCGCAACAAAGAGGATAATTCCCGAAGCGACCAATATGTGCAGCGTGTCAGTGGAATCCGATAACCCGCCTGAACTCATACGCAAACAGATCGCCGACGCAATACAGTCGGTGGATACAGACAACGGCATTCTGATACTCACTGACATGTTTGGAGGAACTCCTTCCAACATATGCCTCTCCTTTCTCGAACCGCACCGCATCGAGGTCATATCAGGATTCAACATGCCCATGCTCATAAAACTGGCCGCAGCGAGGGAAGACGCAGGTTTCGACGATACGGTGCATTTCATACACCAGTACGGACAGCGAAACATAGTCATAGCAAGCAACGTATTGAGCGGCTTCAAAAGAACCGAGGCCGGAACAAAAACCGACAGATAG
- the hprK gene encoding HPr(Ser) kinase/phosphatase — translation MLNIPVINLLKDTKHRLHMELITGKGGLGKKLVIPRIQKPGLALTGDSSNLHPGRIQIFGRAEMDYLNSLSPQKLKKVLAAMRGIDIACIIITRGASPQPLLKEFCRKQQIPLIKTKLLTSTFVNRITRFMEESLAATSCMHGVLLDIFGIGVLIVGKSGIGKSECALDLILRGHRLVADDVINIRKRPPSSLYGSGSEIIKYHMEIRGLGIINIRDLFGISAVRDKKYIEMVIELTEWNPEIEYDRLGIDEQRYTILNVSLPLVQIPVRPGRHLSAIIEVAARNLLLKLGGHHSAQKFQEKLSEHIMMESQGKKIWGELE, via the coding sequence ATGCTTAATATCCCGGTAATCAATTTGCTGAAGGACACAAAGCACAGGCTCCACATGGAGCTGATAACCGGCAAGGGCGGACTTGGCAAAAAGCTGGTCATTCCGAGAATTCAAAAACCGGGGTTAGCACTGACAGGGGATAGCTCCAACCTGCATCCGGGAAGAATCCAGATCTTTGGACGCGCCGAGATGGATTATCTGAACAGCCTCTCCCCTCAAAAATTAAAGAAGGTCCTCGCCGCCATGCGCGGCATCGACATCGCCTGCATCATTATAACCAGGGGAGCCAGCCCGCAACCCCTACTGAAAGAATTCTGCCGCAAGCAGCAGATCCCTCTCATTAAAACGAAGCTTCTGACATCCACATTCGTGAACAGGATAACCCGATTCATGGAAGAAAGCCTCGCTGCTACTTCCTGCATGCACGGTGTTTTGCTGGACATCTTTGGAATCGGTGTGCTGATAGTTGGGAAAAGCGGCATCGGCAAAAGCGAATGCGCACTGGATTTGATATTACGCGGTCACAGGCTGGTCGCCGACGACGTCATCAACATAAGAAAACGCCCCCCTTCCAGCCTGTACGGTTCAGGGTCGGAAATAATAAAGTATCACATGGAAATAAGGGGCCTCGGCATAATCAACATCAGAGACCTTTTTGGGATCTCCGCTGTCAGAGACAAGAAATACATCGAAATGGTGATTGAGCTCACTGAGTGGAATCCCGAAATAGAATACGACAGGCTGGGGATAGACGAGCAGCGTTACACGATCCTCAACGTATCGCTGCCGCTAGTTCAGATACCGGTCCGCCCCGGAAGACATCTCTCAGCAATAATAGAAGTAGCCGCCAGAAATCTCCTGCTAAAATTGGGCGGCCATCACTCGGCACAAAAATTTCAGGAAAAACTTTCTGAACACATAATGATGGAAAGTCAGGGGAAGAAGATATGGGGGGAATTGGAGTGA
- a CDS encoding PTS sugar transporter subunit IIA has product MHLVEVLRPEMFWPGLNSDTKPEVINELSENISSIAPSLDPAKVAEILMDRERLGSTGIQDGVAIPHGKVPGLDKVVVACGTKPSGIEFDSHDGKPAQIFFVLLAPEFAAGHHLKVLARLSRLLKEEHIRKALLDASDGSEMYKLLVDEDKNI; this is encoded by the coding sequence ATGCATTTAGTCGAGGTGCTCCGTCCTGAGATGTTTTGGCCGGGGCTTAACTCCGATACGAAGCCCGAAGTTATCAACGAGCTTTCGGAGAATATATCCAGCATAGCCCCTTCCCTCGACCCGGCGAAGGTCGCTGAAATTCTAATGGATAGGGAAAGGCTTGGAAGCACCGGTATCCAGGATGGAGTAGCAATACCGCACGGAAAGGTTCCCGGATTGGATAAAGTGGTAGTAGCGTGCGGCACCAAGCCCAGCGGAATAGAATTCGATTCCCACGATGGAAAACCCGCACAAATTTTTTTCGTTCTTCTAGCGCCTGAATTCGCCGCCGGACACCACCTCAAGGTTCTCGCCCGTCTTTCGAGGCTGCTTAAAGAAGAGCACATTCGCAAAGCCCTGCTCGATGCCTCCGATGGAAGTGAAATGTATAAACTACTAGTGGATGAGGATAAGAACATCTGA
- the raiA gene encoding ribosome-associated translation inhibitor RaiA, translated as MTPLETTFTFRNMDSTEALKEHTLKKLKKIGKYLVNQNAIAHMVFKVEGPRHLAEVTLNVKGKRYFGTETSSDMYASVEGAIHRLESQLSKDKERVTRRKGK; from the coding sequence CAGAAATATGGATTCAACCGAAGCGCTGAAGGAGCACACCCTTAAAAAGCTCAAAAAAATCGGCAAATACTTAGTCAACCAGAACGCCATCGCTCACATGGTCTTCAAGGTGGAGGGTCCCAGACACCTGGCTGAGGTCACACTCAACGTAAAAGGAAAGAGGTACTTTGGTACCGAAACAAGCTCCGATATGTACGCCTCCGTCGAGGGGGCGATTCACCGCCTAGAAAGCCAGCTCAGCAAGGACAAAGAGCGTGTCACGCGCCGCAAAGGGAAATGA